The following coding sequences lie in one Kitasatospora azatica KCTC 9699 genomic window:
- a CDS encoding metal-dependent hydrolase: MPRTAPEVHADLVLEPRDVKFDWSRLPLHWIPDEPFATHTINVLHLLLPEGERWFVELFKQALPLIRDEQLREEVLGFIGQESIHAEAHQEVLDHLLAQGLDPRPYVRQIAWLFQRVLGDKPGLSPRRRRENIIERVAFVAAIEHFTAFLGNWALNSPALDRAGADPTMLDLLRWHGAEEVEHRSVAFDLLVHLDPGYFRRVRGMMVSGPLLVHLWVRGVRFLLAADPSLDGRIQPSWKQAWQVAQRGMLPDPVQSVRSGLRYLKRGYHPTQEGSSAQALGYLAGSPAARAAGAH; encoded by the coding sequence ATGCCCAGAACCGCCCCCGAGGTGCACGCCGACCTCGTGCTGGAGCCCCGCGACGTGAAGTTCGACTGGAGTCGGCTGCCGTTGCACTGGATTCCGGACGAGCCGTTCGCCACCCACACCATCAACGTCCTGCACCTGCTGCTGCCCGAGGGCGAGCGCTGGTTCGTCGAGCTGTTCAAGCAGGCGCTGCCGCTGATCCGGGACGAGCAGCTGCGCGAGGAGGTGCTCGGCTTCATCGGCCAGGAGTCGATCCACGCCGAGGCGCACCAGGAGGTGCTCGACCACCTGCTCGCCCAGGGGCTCGACCCGCGCCCGTACGTGCGTCAGATCGCCTGGCTGTTCCAGCGGGTGCTGGGCGACAAGCCCGGCCTGAGCCCGCGTCGGCGGCGGGAGAACATCATCGAGCGGGTCGCCTTCGTCGCGGCCATCGAGCACTTCACCGCCTTCCTGGGAAACTGGGCGCTCAACTCGCCCGCACTGGACCGGGCCGGGGCCGACCCGACGATGCTGGACCTGCTGCGCTGGCACGGCGCCGAGGAGGTCGAGCACCGCAGCGTCGCCTTCGACCTGCTGGTCCACCTGGACCCGGGGTACTTCCGCCGGGTGCGCGGCATGATGGTGTCCGGCCCGCTGCTGGTGCACCTGTGGGTGCGCGGGGTGCGCTTCCTGCTGGCGGCCGACCCCAGTCTGGACGGGCGGATCCAGCCGAGTTGGAAGCAGGCCTGGCAGGTCGCCCAGCGCGGCATGCTGCCCGACCCGGTCCAGTCGGTCCGCTCGGGCCTGCGCTACCTCAAGCGCGGCTACCACCCGACCCAGGAGGGGTCCAGCGCCCAGGCCCTCGGCTACCTGGCCGGCTCGCCCGCCGCCCGCGCCGCCGGCGCCCACTGA
- a CDS encoding GNAT family N-acetyltransferase — protein MDIQVQSFAVANLRRRPLVTETGPFVAGFDPSTTSPYINYATPLPGAEPTGQDVAALIEAFRERGLKPRLEFAPEVAPAVAPALLAAGFTTEAVHEYLVCTPQTLTTPQFTGVETPCSERDYSSIDAALAEAFAGEFTSSPEGAARLRRTQESGGAVRFVRAPDGSCAGGALCSAPAEGTSELAGVGTRPAFRGRGIAAAVTAALTGTMFALGARSVWLEYSGEGSRRVYERVGFRPQGTRLYMSLEG, from the coding sequence ATGGACATCCAGGTCCAGAGCTTTGCCGTCGCCAACCTCCGCCGTCGTCCCCTGGTCACCGAGACCGGGCCCTTCGTCGCGGGATTCGACCCCAGCACCACCAGCCCCTACATCAACTACGCCACCCCGCTGCCCGGCGCCGAGCCGACCGGCCAGGACGTCGCAGCCCTGATCGAGGCGTTCCGCGAGCGAGGCCTCAAGCCCCGGCTCGAGTTCGCGCCGGAGGTGGCGCCCGCCGTGGCGCCCGCACTGCTCGCTGCGGGCTTCACCACCGAGGCGGTGCACGAGTACCTGGTGTGCACCCCGCAGACGCTGACGACGCCTCAGTTCACCGGTGTGGAAACTCCGTGCTCCGAGCGGGACTACAGCTCGATCGACGCCGCCCTGGCCGAGGCCTTCGCCGGCGAGTTCACCTCCTCCCCGGAAGGTGCGGCCCGGCTGCGCCGCACCCAGGAGAGCGGCGGAGCGGTCCGCTTCGTCCGGGCCCCCGACGGCAGTTGCGCGGGTGGGGCGCTGTGCTCGGCTCCCGCCGAGGGCACCTCCGAGCTGGCCGGCGTGGGCACCCGCCCGGCCTTCCGCGGCCGGGGCATCGCCGCCGCGGTCACCGCCGCACTGACGGGGACCATGTTCGCCCTGGGGGCCCGGTCGGTCTGGCTGGAGTACTCGGGCGAGGGTTCGCGCCGCGTCTACGAACGCGTGGGCTTCCGACCCCAGGGCACTCGCCTGTACATGTCGCTCGAAGGGTAA
- a CDS encoding ester cyclase codes for MDTIEQNRIEENREIVRAFIDALFTKGDLTAVDDYLAEDFLNHDPPFGADTTREGMRQAGALFRGAFPDWHAMPDLLIAEKDLVAEHFSATGTQRGELLGVPPTGRTVTLRGINIFRVRDGRIVERWGRLDELGFLRQLGLAPEQE; via the coding sequence ATGGACACCATTGAGCAGAACCGCATCGAAGAGAACCGAGAGATCGTGCGCGCCTTCATCGACGCGCTGTTCACCAAGGGCGACCTCACGGCGGTCGACGACTACCTGGCCGAGGACTTCCTCAACCACGATCCGCCGTTCGGCGCCGACACCACCCGCGAGGGGATGCGCCAGGCCGGCGCCCTGTTCCGCGGCGCCTTCCCCGACTGGCACGCCATGCCCGATCTCCTGATCGCGGAGAAGGACCTGGTCGCGGAACACTTCAGCGCCACCGGTACCCAGCGCGGCGAGCTGCTGGGGGTGCCGCCCACCGGGCGCACCGTCACACTGCGCGGGATCAACATCTTCCGGGTCCGGGACGGCCGCATCGTCGAACGCTGGGGCCGGCTCGACGAGCTGGGCTTCCTGCGCCAGCTCGGGCTCG
- a CDS encoding SDR family oxidoreductase: MSTTEPRDTAVPRRRFVHSAGVELAVFEQGDPTAPTVLLVHGYPDTHRVWDDVAAELAADHHVVRYDVRGAGESGAPDSRDGYRLELLANDLFAVADAVSPDRPVHVVAHDWGSLQSWEAVTEPGAERRLASYTTMSGPCLDHLGYWIRHRLRRPHPRHLRQLLVQGAHSWYITVFHLPVLAPATWKFGLARAWPRVLRDLEAVRPRPDHPQSTLRQDAVRGIELYRANMRPTLRNPRERPTLVPVQLITLRRDHYVNPFLSEGLERWVPDLTRRELNATHWSALLEQGPAVAAMVREFTARIEGGAEPKRATGPLVVITGAGSGIGRATALAFAEQRATVVVCDLDLPAAERTAELVTLLGGAGHAYQVDVSDGPGMDAFAQTVAAAHGVPDVLVNNAGIGHSGTFLQTTEKEWQRVLDVNLWGVIHGCRAFGSLMAERGQGGHIVNLASAAAYLPSKVLAAYATSKAAVLMLSDCLRAELASSGIGVSAICPGIVNTNITRTSTFSGLDAAEQAAKQARVSKMYARRGFPPEKVAAEIVKAVRTGKPVVPVTVEAKAARLLGRLSPGLLRLAARFNPG; this comes from the coding sequence ATGAGCACCACCGAACCACGCGACACCGCCGTGCCCCGGCGCCGCTTCGTGCACTCGGCCGGCGTCGAACTCGCCGTCTTCGAGCAGGGTGACCCCACCGCGCCGACCGTGCTGCTGGTGCACGGCTACCCCGACACCCACCGGGTCTGGGACGACGTGGCCGCCGAGCTCGCCGCCGACCACCACGTGGTCCGCTACGACGTGCGCGGGGCCGGCGAGTCCGGCGCGCCGGACAGCCGCGACGGGTACCGGCTCGAACTGCTGGCCAACGACCTGTTCGCGGTGGCCGACGCCGTCAGCCCCGACCGGCCGGTGCACGTGGTCGCACACGACTGGGGTTCGCTGCAGTCCTGGGAGGCGGTCACCGAACCCGGCGCCGAGCGCCGACTCGCCTCGTACACCACGATGTCCGGGCCCTGCCTGGACCACCTGGGCTACTGGATCCGCCACCGGCTGCGCCGCCCCCACCCCCGCCACCTGCGCCAACTCCTGGTCCAGGGCGCGCACTCCTGGTACATCACCGTCTTCCACCTGCCCGTCCTGGCGCCGGCGACCTGGAAGTTCGGCCTGGCCAGGGCCTGGCCGCGGGTGCTGCGCGACCTGGAGGCGGTCCGGCCGCGACCCGACCACCCGCAGTCGACATTGCGTCAGGACGCGGTGCGCGGGATCGAGTTGTACCGCGCCAACATGCGTCCGACGCTGCGCAACCCGCGCGAGCGGCCGACCCTGGTCCCGGTGCAGCTGATCACGCTGCGGCGCGACCACTACGTCAACCCGTTCCTCTCCGAGGGCCTGGAGCGCTGGGTGCCGGACCTGACCCGGCGCGAGCTCAACGCGACCCACTGGTCGGCGCTGCTGGAGCAGGGGCCGGCGGTGGCCGCGATGGTCCGCGAGTTCACCGCCCGGATCGAGGGCGGCGCGGAACCGAAACGGGCCACCGGCCCGTTGGTGGTGATCACCGGAGCCGGCAGCGGGATCGGCCGGGCCACCGCGCTGGCCTTCGCCGAGCAGCGGGCCACCGTGGTGGTCTGCGACCTCGACCTGCCGGCCGCCGAGCGGACCGCCGAACTGGTCACCCTGCTCGGCGGCGCGGGCCACGCCTACCAGGTGGACGTCAGTGACGGACCGGGCATGGACGCCTTCGCGCAGACCGTCGCGGCCGCCCACGGGGTGCCGGACGTGCTGGTCAACAACGCCGGGATCGGCCACTCGGGGACCTTCCTGCAGACCACCGAGAAGGAGTGGCAGCGGGTCCTGGACGTCAACCTCTGGGGCGTGATCCACGGTTGCCGCGCCTTCGGCTCGCTGATGGCCGAGCGCGGGCAGGGCGGGCACATCGTCAACCTGGCCTCGGCGGCCGCCTACCTGCCGTCCAAGGTGCTGGCCGCCTACGCCACCAGCAAGGCCGCGGTGCTGATGCTCTCCGACTGCCTGCGGGCCGAACTCGCCTCCAGCGGCATCGGGGTGAGCGCGATCTGCCCGGGCATCGTGAACACCAACATCACCCGCACCTCCACCTTCTCCGGTCTGGACGCCGCCGAACAGGCCGCCAAGCAGGCCCGGGTCTCCAAGATGTACGCCCGCCGCGGCTTCCCGCCGGAGAAGGTCGCCGCCGAGATCGTCAAGGCGGTGCGGACCGGAAAGCCGGTGGTCCCGGTCACCGTGGAGGCCAAGGCGGCCCGCCTGCTCGGCCGCCTGTCACCGGGGCTGCTGCGGCTCGCCGCCCGCTTCAACCCGGGGTGA
- a CDS encoding pyridoxamine 5'-phosphate oxidase family protein codes for MAKHLLHRPGSTGEHFLQQAHGSTERAERFYREQVLDHLNPRMREFVARQETVFVATSDTRGECDASFRAGPPGFLHVIDERTLAYPEYRGNGVLASLGNITENGHVGLLLVDFVREVIGLHINGRARVLDDATLRGRVPGLPVETAPGRRAEHWVLVDIDEAYIHCAKHIPRFIPAPRTRAWGTDDAGRKGGDYFGAKETSGEVR; via the coding sequence ATGGCCAAGCACCTGCTCCACCGTCCTGGCTCCACCGGCGAGCACTTCCTGCAGCAGGCCCACGGCAGCACCGAGCGGGCCGAACGCTTCTACCGGGAACAGGTGCTGGACCACCTCAACCCGAGGATGCGGGAGTTCGTCGCCCGCCAGGAGACGGTCTTCGTGGCCACCAGCGACACCCGGGGCGAGTGCGACGCCAGCTTCCGGGCCGGCCCGCCCGGCTTCCTGCACGTGATCGACGAACGCACCCTGGCCTACCCGGAGTACCGCGGCAACGGCGTACTGGCGAGCCTGGGCAACATCACCGAGAACGGCCATGTCGGCCTGCTGCTCGTCGACTTCGTCCGCGAGGTGATCGGCCTGCACATCAACGGCCGGGCCCGCGTGCTGGACGACGCCACGCTGCGCGGCCGGGTACCGGGCCTGCCGGTGGAGACCGCCCCCGGGCGGCGGGCCGAGCACTGGGTACTGGTCGACATCGACGAGGCCTACATCCACTGCGCCAAGCACATCCCACGCTTCATCCCGGCGCCCCGCACCAGGGCCTGGGGCACCGACGACGCAGGACGCAAGGGCGGCGACTACTTCGGCGCCAAAGAGACCAGTGGCGAAGTCCGCTGA
- a CDS encoding globin domain-containing protein: MTETDNLTLIRSSFALVQQHGDKLTGHFYATLFLNNPQVRELFPPAMDMQRDRLFRALAGAVRMLDRPEELTTFLQQLGRDHRKYGVRAEHYDAVGAALLATLSRFAGEAWTPAVERAWTEAYGQIAAAMSGAADAEADLTPPSWLAEVVGHEQRRPDLAVLTLRPDAPFPYRAGQYTTVETARWPRVWRPYSIANAPRRDGLLTLHVRAVPAGWVSNTLVHHTQVGDVVRLGPGRGSMTLPERPARRVVCVAGGTGLAPIKALVEEMIARHRPLTLHLFVGVRRESDFYDLQSLHQLSSVFPRLLLVPVVSEEIGFQGVQGRLPEVVPAQGHWNEHEVFVAGPDDMVVSMVERFHREGVPAERLHYDLNTTPAELDITSGLLDSSGTPAGTPPTGSPRVEAGGEPQQPR; this comes from the coding sequence ATGACTGAGACTGACAACCTGACCCTGATCCGGTCCAGCTTCGCCCTCGTCCAGCAGCACGGGGACAAGCTCACCGGCCACTTCTACGCGACGCTCTTCCTGAACAACCCACAGGTCCGCGAGCTCTTCCCGCCCGCGATGGACATGCAGCGCGACCGGCTCTTCCGGGCCCTGGCCGGCGCTGTCCGGATGCTCGACCGGCCGGAGGAACTGACCACCTTCCTCCAGCAGTTGGGCCGCGACCACCGCAAGTACGGGGTGCGCGCCGAGCACTACGACGCGGTCGGCGCCGCGCTGCTCGCCACCCTCAGCCGGTTCGCGGGCGAGGCCTGGACCCCCGCCGTCGAGCGGGCCTGGACCGAGGCCTACGGCCAGATCGCCGCCGCGATGAGCGGGGCCGCCGACGCCGAGGCCGACCTGACCCCGCCCAGCTGGCTGGCCGAGGTGGTCGGCCACGAGCAGCGCCGCCCCGACCTGGCCGTGCTGACCCTGCGCCCCGACGCGCCCTTCCCCTACCGGGCCGGCCAGTACACCACCGTGGAGACCGCCCGCTGGCCGCGGGTCTGGCGCCCCTACTCGATCGCCAACGCGCCGCGCCGCGACGGCCTGTTGACCCTGCACGTGCGCGCCGTGCCGGCCGGCTGGGTGAGCAACACCCTGGTCCACCACACCCAGGTCGGCGACGTGGTCCGGCTCGGCCCCGGACGCGGCAGCATGACGCTGCCCGAGCGTCCGGCCCGCCGGGTGGTCTGCGTGGCCGGCGGCACCGGACTGGCCCCGATCAAGGCGCTGGTGGAGGAGATGATCGCGCGCCACCGCCCGCTCACCCTGCACCTGTTCGTGGGTGTCCGGCGGGAGAGCGACTTCTACGACCTGCAGAGCCTGCACCAGCTCTCCAGCGTCTTCCCGCGCCTGCTGCTGGTCCCGGTGGTCTCCGAGGAGATCGGCTTCCAGGGCGTCCAGGGGCGGCTGCCCGAGGTGGTGCCCGCCCAGGGCCACTGGAACGAGCACGAGGTCTTCGTGGCCGGCCCCGACGACATGGTGGTCAGCATGGTCGAGCGCTTCCACCGCGAGGGCGTCCCCGCCGAGCGGCTGCACTACGACCTGAACACCACGCCGGCGGAACTGGACATCACCTCGGGCCTGTTGGACTCCTCCGGGACTCCGGCCGGCACACCGCCGACCGGCTCACCCCGGGTTGAAGCGGGCGGCGAGCCGCAGCAGCCCCGGTGA
- a CDS encoding PDR/VanB family oxidoreductase, producing the protein MTPPNPRIDKRGQATEPAPTAAFGRTSRHDLESPPPDLYGRGHQDRFMRFMTRFSDLYTPVMGGPLLRRNPRRPEPRGRTPLALVVAAHRQVAEDVVELQLADPAGDRLPAWQPGAHLRLLLPSGRERHYSLCGDPADRHRYRIAVRRIEGGGGGSVEIHDDLHVGTRLTVRRPRNGFAFCGEPSVLLLAGGIGVTPLLPIAREAQRRGLDWHLVYAGRTAAAMPFTRELTALAAMGVPPAGGRGRVTLLTGRIPTGAELLARATPGTAVYCCGPTPMLAAVQGAFDASPATALHFERFGAAPILDGRPFSIRLGADGETLPVPADRSALDVLREARPDLPYSCHQGFCGTCKVQLLAGTPEHRDRRLTAEERADGALLPCVSRAAEGETLVLEV; encoded by the coding sequence ATGACACCCCCGAACCCCCGGATCGACAAGCGCGGCCAGGCCACCGAACCAGCGCCCACCGCCGCCTTCGGCCGCACCAGCCGGCACGACCTGGAGAGCCCGCCGCCGGACCTCTACGGTCGCGGCCACCAGGACCGCTTCATGCGGTTCATGACCCGCTTCAGCGATCTCTACACCCCCGTCATGGGCGGCCCGCTGCTGCGCCGCAACCCCCGCAGGCCGGAACCGCGCGGCCGCACCCCGCTGGCCCTGGTGGTCGCCGCGCACCGGCAGGTCGCCGAGGACGTGGTGGAGCTGCAGCTGGCCGACCCGGCCGGGGACCGGCTGCCCGCCTGGCAGCCCGGCGCCCACCTGCGGCTGCTGCTGCCCTCGGGCCGGGAGCGCCACTACTCGCTCTGCGGCGACCCGGCCGACCGCCACCGCTACCGGATCGCGGTGCGCCGGATCGAGGGCGGGGGCGGCGGCTCGGTGGAGATCCACGACGACCTGCACGTCGGCACCCGGCTGACGGTCCGCCGGCCGCGCAACGGCTTCGCCTTCTGCGGCGAGCCGAGCGTCCTGCTGCTGGCCGGCGGCATCGGCGTCACTCCGCTGCTGCCGATCGCCCGAGAGGCCCAACGCCGGGGACTGGACTGGCACTTGGTGTACGCCGGGCGCACCGCCGCCGCGATGCCCTTCACCAGGGAGCTGACGGCGCTGGCAGCCATGGGAGTCCCCCCGGCCGGAGGCCGGGGGAGGGTCACCCTGCTGACCGGACGGATCCCCACCGGCGCGGAGCTGCTGGCCCGGGCCACCCCCGGCACCGCCGTCTACTGCTGCGGCCCGACCCCCATGCTGGCCGCCGTCCAGGGCGCGTTCGACGCCTCGCCCGCCACCGCGCTGCACTTCGAGCGGTTCGGCGCCGCCCCGATCCTGGACGGCCGCCCGTTCTCGATCCGGCTCGGTGCCGACGGCGAGACCCTGCCGGTCCCGGCCGACCGCTCCGCCCTCGACGTGCTGCGCGAGGCCAGGCCCGACCTGCCGTACTCCTGCCACCAGGGATTCTGCGGCACCTGCAAGGTCCAGCTGCTGGCCGGCACCCCCGAGCACCGCGACCGCCGCCTCACCGCCGAGGAACGCGCGGACGGCGCCCTGCTGCCCTGCGTCTCCCGGGCGGCCGAGGGCGAAACCCTGGTCCTGGAGGTCTGA
- a CDS encoding RNA polymerase sigma factor, whose translation MDLDRAVRAAQEGDEEAFRQVFRTVQPLLLRYLRVLVGGDASDAEDIASETWLQITRDLHSFHGDGDGFRGWAATIARHRALDHLRARRRRPTADLPVEYLTDLPAGDDTEGAVLAAVGTQQALALIAGLPKDQAEAVLLRVVLQLDAESAAQVLGKRAGTVRMAAHRGLRRLAKLLDAPATVPAQRPGSTRAKKNSPEGVTQPGASTLKDMR comes from the coding sequence GTGGACCTGGACCGGGCCGTACGGGCCGCCCAGGAGGGCGACGAAGAGGCCTTCAGACAGGTGTTCCGCACGGTGCAGCCCCTGCTGCTGCGCTATCTGCGGGTATTGGTGGGCGGCGACGCCTCGGACGCCGAGGACATCGCCTCCGAGACCTGGCTGCAGATCACCCGCGACCTGCACTCCTTCCACGGCGACGGGGACGGCTTCCGCGGCTGGGCCGCGACCATCGCGCGGCACCGGGCGCTGGACCACCTGCGGGCCAGACGGCGCCGGCCGACCGCCGACCTGCCGGTCGAGTACCTCACCGACCTGCCGGCCGGGGACGACACCGAGGGCGCGGTGCTGGCCGCCGTCGGCACCCAGCAGGCCCTGGCGCTGATCGCCGGCCTGCCCAAGGACCAGGCCGAGGCGGTGCTGCTGCGGGTGGTGCTGCAACTGGACGCGGAGAGCGCCGCCCAGGTGCTCGGCAAGCGGGCCGGCACCGTGCGGATGGCCGCCCACCGCGGCCTGCGAAGACTGGCCAAGCTGCTGGACGCCCCCGCCACGGTGCCCGCGCAGCGCCCGGGATCGACCCGTGCGAAGAAAAACTCTCCCGAAGGTGTGACACAACCGGGGGCCTCGACGCTGAAGGACATGAGATGA
- a CDS encoding M24 family metallopeptidase: MPGFDYSTQDLGRFREVQQLAYHCAEQVAAWIEPGVTERQATAKLRHCLVAEGVDDFFHVPFAWFGDRTAFRHFHTPLQFFAGKRVLEEGMPYVLDCAPVVDGYTADIGYGGKVGENAVWDRLALDLKVYRELILREVKARKPLNEVYAAVDAQIAAHGYDNRHQVYPGRVIGHQVTRNTSRAPAGVNLFGFGLRTLQTLGRELISERLHGRSPLWADGRSSRHAPTPGLWAVEPHIGLRETGIKFEELLVVTEDDAYWLDDDLPHVRRWTTLAEAAR, encoded by the coding sequence ATGCCCGGCTTCGACTACTCCACCCAGGACCTCGGCCGCTTCCGCGAGGTCCAACAGCTCGCCTACCACTGCGCCGAACAGGTCGCGGCCTGGATCGAACCGGGGGTGACCGAGCGACAGGCCACCGCCAAGCTGCGGCACTGCCTGGTGGCCGAGGGCGTCGACGACTTCTTCCACGTGCCGTTCGCCTGGTTCGGCGACCGCACCGCCTTCCGGCACTTCCACACCCCGCTGCAGTTCTTCGCGGGCAAGCGGGTGCTCGAGGAGGGCATGCCGTACGTGCTGGACTGCGCGCCGGTGGTGGACGGCTACACGGCCGACATCGGCTACGGCGGCAAGGTCGGCGAGAACGCCGTCTGGGACCGGCTGGCGCTGGACCTCAAGGTCTACCGGGAGCTGATCCTGCGCGAGGTCAAGGCCCGCAAGCCGCTGAACGAGGTCTACGCCGCCGTGGACGCGCAGATCGCCGCGCACGGCTACGACAACCGCCACCAGGTCTACCCGGGCCGGGTGATCGGCCATCAGGTGACCCGCAACACCAGCCGGGCCCCGGCCGGCGTCAACCTATTCGGCTTCGGACTGCGCACCCTGCAGACCCTGGGCCGAGAGCTGATCAGCGAGCGCCTGCACGGCCGCTCCCCGCTCTGGGCCGACGGCCGCTCCTCCCGGCACGCGCCGACCCCCGGCCTGTGGGCGGTCGAACCGCACATCGGCCTGCGCGAAACGGGTATCAAGTTCGAGGAACTGCTGGTGGTCACCGAGGACGATGCCTACTGGCTGGACGACGACCTGCCGCACGTGCGGCGCTGGACCACGCTTGCGGAGGCCGCCCGATGA
- a CDS encoding CBS domain-containing protein: protein MITARDIMHSGAQCVEGGQSLMEAAKMMRDKGVGALPICGPDKKLKGIITERDIITRCIAEGKDPATMTAMDLAGHLHCVRADDDMDAVLKKMEQHQIRRMPVIDNEKLVGMITEKDLAMGHKMAKGVTDQQIMHFMDSMFVKH from the coding sequence GTGATCACAGCACGTGACATCATGCACAGCGGCGCCCAGTGCGTGGAAGGCGGCCAGAGCCTGATGGAGGCCGCGAAGATGATGCGGGACAAGGGCGTCGGCGCCCTCCCGATCTGCGGCCCCGACAAGAAGCTCAAGGGCATCATCACCGAGCGCGACATCATCACGCGATGTATCGCCGAGGGCAAGGACCCGGCCACGATGACCGCCATGGACCTGGCCGGTCACCTGCACTGCGTGCGCGCCGACGACGACATGGACGCGGTGCTCAAGAAGATGGAACAGCACCAGATCCGCCGGATGCCGGTGATCGACAACGAGAAGCTGGTCGGCATGATCACCGAGAAGGACCTCGCCATGGGCCACAAGATGGCCAAGGGCGTGACGGACCAGCAGATCATGCACTTCATGGACAGCATGTTCGTGAAGCACTGA